One Gloeomargarita sp. SKYB120 genomic window, CTAAGCGTTGCAAGTCGCGGTAGCTCACCCAGTGGATACAGTCCACCGGGCAGGTGTCAATGGCCTCCTGAATCAGATGCTCAGGGTCGCCGTCCTGGTTGATCACGCGGGAACGTCCATAGTCCGGCTCGATGTAAAAGGTGTTGCGGGCGACGTGGGCGCAGTGCTTGCAGCCAATGCAGGTTGCTTCATCTACGTAAACCGCCTTTTGTCGCCACTGGCCTCCGAGTTCTGGCTCAAATCCCGTTCGTTCCATCAGGCCGCCCAGCGTTGCACCACCAACCGCACCGAACCATCGCTCAGCCTCTGGGTTTCCATCACCTGGAAGCCCTGGCGTTGGGTTTGGGCTAGCACCACCTCGTAGGCATACTGCTGGTGCAGTTGCCGCAGGAACCCCTCCACGCTCAGGGGCTGTTGCCAATACTGCAAATCCGCCACCAGGTTGTACTGCTGACCATCCCAGGCAAAGCCAATGTCATAACCGTTGGCTTGAGGAATCACCAAGTCCGCCATCTGGGTTTGACCCCGATAGCCCCGCACTGGCAAGGGACCGGTTTGGTAGGTGTAATTCAACCGGGTGAGCGCAGCCGCCAGCGCCTCCTTGTCCCGCAGACGAGTTTGGATGGTGCTGAAGTGAGACATGGGAACCACCTTTAACGCACGTGGACATCCTGTTGCTGGGGCTGGGCGACAACCGCTTGGAAGTACTCCGCTGTCCATTCCCGGTGGGTC contains:
- a CDS encoding ferredoxin, giving the protein MERTGFEPELGGQWRQKAVYVDEATCIGCKHCAHVARNTFYIEPDYGRSRVINQDGDPEHLIQEAIDTCPVDCIHWVSYRDLQRLEAARTHQRLLPVGFPRAMQRTAETIP
- a CDS encoding DUF1257 domain-containing protein, yielding MSHFSTIQTRLRDKEALAAALTRLNYTYQTGPLPVRGYRGQTQMADLVIPQANGYDIGFAWDGQQYNLVADLQYWQQPLSVEGFLRQLHQQYAYEVVLAQTQRQGFQVMETQRLSDGSVRLVVQRWAA